The following coding sequences lie in one Balneolaceae bacterium genomic window:
- a CDS encoding Ig-like domain-containing protein translates to MRHLALLLLVLLLASCATPTAPTGGERDQEGPRVVATEPETGTTGFEGRSITFRFSEFVNRGSLEGALTLEPELGMAHSLDWGRKSVTVELEHDLPDSTTLIVSIGTGLADMNGNSMAQPVKVAVSSGAQIDEGTLTGIIRDARTGARDAGFRVLLYREPVDFSEPAVYSSETDTSGRFSFAYLGTDSYVPVWVDDRNRNKTWDRGTERAQPFSSPSLQLARGASDTLATLYVAGADTSAPILRGVGLFSRQRLRLRFSENVALREQTRITVTDSTGAALDEGYALYVSSTDPYVLFAHSVRPLHPDSSYGIRVRGISDEAGNVRDSTFIRTGGSAQADTTRQRVVGALNLGGLYPDEPLTVVYAAPISGAAVVDSVKIVRGTEMVPGQPRSSAERNRLTVRPDGSWQGGVDYEFRVWDPASDSYRRYSPEIWQPRDMGGLYVETADTSLARRHRLRLYSPERGVVADTTFGQSIELEDLPPLEYRVVVYHDRNGDGEWDPGTVEPYAAPEPYFIQQGVPLRSGFVGEVTVSFGLR, encoded by the coding sequence GTGCGCCACCTGGCGCTCCTGCTGCTGGTCCTCCTGCTGGCTTCCTGCGCCACCCCCACCGCGCCTACCGGAGGCGAGCGCGACCAGGAGGGACCCCGCGTGGTGGCCACGGAGCCGGAGACGGGCACCACCGGTTTTGAGGGACGCTCCATCACCTTCCGCTTTTCCGAATTCGTAAACCGCGGTTCCCTGGAGGGCGCCCTCACCCTGGAACCGGAGCTGGGCATGGCGCACAGCCTGGACTGGGGACGAAAGTCGGTGACTGTGGAGCTGGAGCACGACCTGCCCGACTCCACCACCCTTATTGTGAGCATCGGCACCGGACTGGCCGACATGAACGGAAACAGCATGGCCCAGCCGGTAAAAGTGGCCGTCTCTTCGGGAGCGCAGATCGACGAGGGCACCCTCACCGGGATCATCCGTGACGCCCGGACGGGAGCGAGGGACGCTGGTTTTCGCGTGCTGCTCTACCGCGAGCCGGTGGATTTCAGCGAGCCGGCAGTCTATTCGTCCGAGACCGACACCAGCGGGCGTTTCAGCTTCGCCTACCTTGGAACCGACAGCTACGTGCCGGTTTGGGTGGACGACCGTAACCGCAACAAAACCTGGGACCGCGGCACCGAGCGCGCGCAGCCCTTTTCCTCACCGTCGCTTCAGCTGGCGCGCGGCGCCTCCGATACCCTGGCCACCCTGTATGTCGCGGGGGCCGACACCTCGGCGCCGATCCTGCGTGGGGTGGGACTCTTCAGCCGGCAGCGGCTGCGGCTCCGCTTCAGCGAAAACGTGGCCCTGCGCGAACAAACTCGGATCACGGTGACTGATTCGACGGGGGCCGCCCTTGACGAGGGCTATGCCCTCTACGTCTCCTCGACCGATCCCTACGTGCTCTTTGCCCACAGCGTCCGTCCCCTGCACCCCGACTCATCCTACGGTATCCGCGTGCGCGGCATCTCCGACGAGGCCGGCAACGTGCGCGACAGCACTTTCATTCGCACCGGCGGCTCGGCGCAGGCCGACACCACCCGCCAGCGCGTGGTGGGCGCGCTGAACCTCGGCGGACTCTACCCGGACGAGCCGCTGACGGTGGTCTACGCGGCCCCCATTTCGGGCGCGGCCGTAGTCGATTCGGTAAAGATCGTCCGCGGCACGGAGATGGTTCCCGGGCAGCCGCGCAGCAGCGCCGAACGCAACCGCCTGACCGTGCGTCCCGACGGCAGCTGGCAGGGAGGCGTGGACTACGAATTCCGGGTATGGGATCCCGCTTCAGACTCTTATCGGCGCTACAGTCCCGAGATCTGGCAGCCGCGCGACATGGGCGGGCTCTACGTTGAGACGGCCGACACCTCCCTCGCGCGGCGGCACCGGCTGCGCCTATACAGCCCGGAGCGGGGCGTGGTGGCCGATACCACCTTCGGGCAAAGCATCGAACTGGAAGACCTGCCGCCCCTGGAGTACCGAGTGGTGGTCTACCACGACCGCAACGGGGACGGGGAATGGGATCCGGGCACCGTGGAGCCCTACGCCGCGCCCGAACCCTATTTTATTCAGCAGGGGGTGCCCCTGCGCAGCGGTTTCGTCGGGGAGGTGACGGTGTCGTTCGGTCTGCGCTGA
- a CDS encoding methylmalonyl-CoA mutase family protein — translation MSDETTTAPSREQNNKAADRSDEDRPREPYEATNNIRFVTAASLFDGHDASINIMRRILQSSGAEVIHLGHNRSVREIVECAIQEDVQGIAVSSYQGGHMEYFTYMVDLLEELGASHIKVFGGGGGVIVQDEIDELHDYGVTRIFSVEDGSTMGLQGMINHMLEQCDFDTTEVEEVNPQKILQRDTVTLARCITALENDRSDILRLEDDGLVDGKGNRIESRKNGHPIPLIGITGTGGAGKSSLTDELVRRFLMEFDDLNIGIISIDPSKVRTGGALLGDRIRMNSLDPERVYMRSLATRATNRTTSRAVKGAIEVCRTAGFDLVIIETSGIGQSDTEIVDVCDLPLYVMTSEYGAATQLEKINMLDLAEMVVLNKFEKKGSQDALRDVRKQMKRNRGAWDLKAEQMPVYPTIAAQFNDEGVNRLFKALVDRINERYSLSWETALHTRPEPAEDIQGQSIIPGKRVRYLSEISETLRDYHAWAEEQAEIAAKLEQVTGTREQVQEWDPDGREAFTDKLEEMRDHWRSRLDRRCRKILEDWDELYERYRRETVEVQVRDRTFENEMYRESLSGTKIPRVALPKTERLDERLTFALKENLPGYYPFTAGVFHFKREGEDPTRMFAGEGTPERTNKRFHYLSEGMPAARLSTAFDSVTLYGEDPDHRPDIYGKVGNSGVSICTLDDMKKLYSGFELTSPKTSVSMTINGPAPMILAMFMNTAIDQEVERHLREEGQWEQAQKNIEKHFEERGTEPPSYHSDLPAISDGFGLGLLGISGDRLVDAETYEKIKERTLKVVRGTVQADILKEDQAQNTCIFSTEFALKMMGDIQEYFTEQEVRNYYSVSISGYHIAEAGANPVTQAAFTLANGFTYVEYYLSRGLDIDEFAHNLSFFFSNGLDPEYAVIGRVARRIWAVAMREKYGANERSQKLKYHIQTSGRSLHAKEIQFNDIRTTLQALLAIYDNCNSLHTNAYDEAITTPTEESVRRALAIQLIINKEMGTAMNENINQGSYFIEELTDLVEEAILSEFDRLTERGGVLGAMENMYQRGKIQDESLHYESLKHSGEKPIVGVNTFLKEDEEEGDDGQEKKVDLIRSTTEEKEQQIASLEAFWNRNEPDSKTALKSLKETARQGGNIFEELMETVKVASLGQISEALYEVGGQYRRNM, via the coding sequence ATGTCTGACGAGACCACCACGGCCCCCTCCAGAGAGCAGAACAACAAGGCCGCCGACCGGTCGGACGAAGACCGTCCCCGGGAACCCTACGAGGCCACGAATAACATTCGCTTTGTGACGGCCGCCAGCCTGTTCGACGGGCACGACGCCAGCATCAACATCATGCGGCGTATCTTGCAGAGCAGCGGCGCGGAGGTCATACACCTGGGACACAACCGTTCGGTTCGCGAGATTGTGGAGTGCGCCATCCAGGAAGACGTGCAGGGCATTGCCGTGAGCTCCTACCAGGGCGGGCATATGGAGTATTTTACCTATATGGTGGACCTGCTGGAGGAGTTGGGCGCCTCCCACATCAAGGTGTTCGGCGGGGGAGGGGGCGTGATCGTGCAGGATGAGATCGACGAGCTGCACGACTACGGCGTGACCCGCATCTTTTCGGTGGAGGACGGCAGCACCATGGGGCTGCAGGGAATGATCAACCACATGCTGGAGCAGTGCGACTTCGACACCACCGAAGTGGAGGAGGTGAACCCGCAGAAAATCCTGCAGCGCGACACCGTCACACTGGCGCGCTGCATCACGGCCCTGGAAAACGACCGCAGCGATATACTTCGCCTGGAGGACGACGGCCTGGTCGACGGAAAGGGCAATCGCATCGAGTCGCGCAAAAACGGCCATCCCATCCCCCTGATCGGCATTACGGGCACCGGGGGCGCCGGCAAGAGTTCTCTCACCGACGAGCTGGTACGGCGTTTTCTGATGGAATTTGATGACCTGAACATCGGCATCATCTCCATCGACCCCTCCAAGGTGCGTACCGGCGGGGCGCTGCTGGGCGACCGCATCCGCATGAACAGTCTCGACCCCGAACGGGTCTATATGCGCAGCCTGGCCACCCGCGCCACCAACCGCACCACCAGCCGTGCCGTGAAGGGGGCCATCGAGGTCTGCCGCACGGCCGGATTCGACCTGGTGATTATCGAGACCAGCGGCATCGGGCAGAGCGACACCGAGATCGTGGATGTCTGCGACCTTCCCCTCTACGTGATGACCAGCGAGTACGGGGCCGCCACGCAGCTTGAGAAGATCAACATGCTCGACCTGGCCGAGATGGTGGTGCTGAACAAGTTCGAGAAAAAGGGATCGCAGGACGCCCTGCGCGACGTGCGCAAGCAGATGAAGCGCAACCGCGGGGCATGGGACCTGAAGGCCGAACAGATGCCGGTCTATCCCACCATCGCCGCCCAGTTCAACGACGAGGGCGTGAATCGACTGTTCAAGGCGCTGGTGGACCGCATCAACGAGCGCTACAGCCTCAGCTGGGAGACCGCCCTCCACACCCGTCCCGAGCCCGCCGAGGACATCCAGGGACAGTCCATTATTCCCGGCAAGCGCGTGCGGTACCTCTCCGAGATCTCCGAAACGCTCCGCGACTACCACGCCTGGGCCGAAGAGCAGGCCGAAATTGCGGCGAAGCTGGAGCAGGTCACCGGCACCCGTGAGCAGGTGCAGGAATGGGATCCGGACGGCCGCGAGGCATTTACAGACAAGCTGGAGGAGATGCGCGATCACTGGCGCAGCCGGCTGGACCGCCGCTGCCGCAAGATCCTGGAGGACTGGGATGAGCTCTACGAGCGCTACCGCCGGGAGACGGTGGAGGTGCAGGTGCGCGACCGCACCTTCGAGAACGAAATGTACCGCGAATCGCTCAGCGGCACGAAGATTCCACGCGTGGCCCTGCCCAAAACCGAGCGGCTCGACGAGCGCCTTACATTCGCCCTCAAGGAGAACCTGCCGGGCTATTACCCCTTCACTGCAGGCGTCTTCCATTTCAAGAGGGAGGGCGAGGACCCCACCCGCATGTTCGCCGGGGAGGGCACCCCCGAGCGGACCAACAAGCGGTTTCACTACCTGAGCGAGGGCATGCCGGCGGCCCGCCTGTCTACGGCCTTCGACTCGGTGACCCTCTACGGGGAGGACCCCGACCACCGGCCCGACATCTACGGCAAGGTGGGCAACTCGGGCGTGAGCATATGCACGCTGGACGACATGAAGAAGCTCTATTCGGGTTTCGAGCTTACCTCCCCCAAGACCTCCGTTTCCATGACCATCAACGGCCCTGCGCCGATGATCCTGGCTATGTTCATGAATACGGCCATCGACCAGGAGGTGGAGCGCCACCTGAGAGAGGAGGGCCAATGGGAGCAGGCCCAAAAGAATATCGAAAAGCACTTTGAGGAGCGCGGGACCGAACCGCCCTCCTACCACAGCGATCTGCCCGCTATCAGCGACGGTTTCGGGCTGGGACTTCTGGGCATTTCCGGTGACAGGCTGGTGGATGCCGAGACCTATGAAAAAATCAAGGAGAGAACCCTTAAGGTCGTGCGCGGCACGGTACAGGCCGATATACTGAAGGAGGACCAGGCCCAGAATACCTGCATCTTTTCCACGGAGTTTGCCCTCAAGATGATGGGCGACATCCAGGAGTATTTCACCGAACAGGAGGTGCGGAACTACTATTCGGTCTCCATCTCCGGCTACCACATCGCCGAGGCGGGAGCCAACCCCGTCACCCAGGCGGCTTTCACCCTGGCCAACGGATTCACTTACGTGGAGTATTACCTGTCACGGGGCTTGGATATCGACGAATTTGCCCATAACCTCTCCTTCTTTTTCAGCAACGGCCTCGACCCGGAGTATGCCGTCATAGGGCGTGTGGCCCGGCGCATCTGGGCTGTGGCCATGCGCGAGAAGTACGGGGCCAACGAGCGCTCCCAGAAGCTGAAATACCATATCCAGACCAGCGGACGCTCCCTGCACGCCAAGGAGATCCAGTTCAACGACATCCGCACCACGCTGCAGGCGCTGCTGGCGATCTACGATAACTGCAACTCTCTGCACACCAATGCCTACGACGAGGCGATCACGACACCCACGGAGGAGTCGGTGCGACGCGCCCTGGCCATACAGCTCATCATCAACAAGGAGATGGGCACGGCCATGAACGAAAACATCAACCAGGGCTCCTATTTCATCGAGGAGCTGACCGACCTGGTGGAGGAGGCCATCCTGAGCGAATTCGACCGCCTGACCGAACGGGGCGGCGTGCTGGGCGCCATGGAGAACATGTATCAGCGCGGCAAGATTCAGGACGAGAGCCTGCACTACGAGTCCCTCAAGCACAGCGGAGAGAAACCTATCGTCGGCGTGAACACCTTTCTGAAGGAGGACGAAGAGGAGGGGGACGACGGGCAGGAGAAGAAGGTGGACCTGATCCGGTCGACCACCGAAGAGAAGGAGCAGCAGATTGCCAGCCTGGAGGCATTTTGGAACCGAAACGAGCCGGATTCGAAGACGGCCCTCAAAAGCCTGAAGGAGACCGCCCGTCAGGGTGGCAACATCTTCGAAGAGCTTATGGAGACCGTCAAGGTGGCGTCACTGGGACAGATATCGGAAGCCCTCTATGAGGTGGGCGGGCAGTACCGGCGGAATATGTAA
- a CDS encoding DUF6364 family protein, which produces MKSKLTLRMEDSLIKRAKKRAAERGTSVSQMVADYFALIESKSSPGKSDLPPVTSSFAGILKDTELGEDDYRSHLEEKYLK; this is translated from the coding sequence ATGAAAAGCAAGTTGACGCTCCGAATGGAAGATTCGTTGATCAAGCGGGCGAAAAAGCGTGCCGCGGAGAGGGGAACTTCCGTTTCACAGATGGTAGCCGATTATTTCGCACTTATTGAATCCAAGTCTTCGCCGGGAAAATCGGATCTACCCCCCGTAACTTCTTCGTTTGCCGGAATTCTTAAAGACACGGAATTGGGAGAGGATGATTACAGAAGCCATCTCGAAGAGAAATACCTCAAATGA
- a CDS encoding endonuclease/exonuclease/phosphatase family protein has translation MGLPFRIPRCCLTLGGICLAALLLASCATGPPDGEVPARLMSYNIRYDNPGDGVNRWELRRDRLVGLIRLHEPHFLGVQEALHHQLAWLDGELPEMAWIGVGRDDGEQAGEYSAILYDSTRFELVEDSDSTLWLSLTPGVTGSRGWDAALPRILTFGTFRERESGRRIMVFNTHFDHRGDTARAGSARLIAETVERMAGPEGLPAVVTGDFNATPDSEPYDRLTGGGLRDAFTESETPHVGPLFTFEGFEVGGSENPRRIDYIFVNGEVTVRSHAILSTYRDRRYPSDHLPVVADLSF, from the coding sequence GTGGGTCTCCCCTTCCGCATCCCCCGCTGCTGCCTCACCCTGGGCGGAATCTGCCTGGCTGCCCTGCTGCTCGCCTCCTGCGCAACCGGACCACCTGACGGGGAGGTCCCGGCACGCCTGATGAGTTATAACATTCGCTACGACAATCCCGGAGACGGCGTGAACCGGTGGGAGCTTCGCAGAGATCGTCTTGTGGGACTGATCCGCCTCCACGAACCGCACTTTCTGGGCGTTCAGGAGGCCCTGCATCATCAGCTTGCCTGGCTCGACGGGGAGCTCCCCGAGATGGCATGGATCGGGGTGGGACGCGACGACGGCGAACAGGCCGGTGAGTATTCGGCCATTCTCTACGACTCCACGCGTTTTGAGCTGGTAGAGGACAGCGACAGCACTCTCTGGCTCTCCCTCACGCCGGGCGTAACGGGCAGCCGCGGGTGGGACGCGGCCCTGCCCCGCATCCTGACCTTCGGCACCTTTCGCGAACGGGAGAGCGGGCGCCGCATCATGGTGTTCAACACCCACTTTGACCACCGGGGAGACACCGCCCGGGCCGGGAGCGCCCGCCTGATCGCCGAAACGGTGGAGCGGATGGCCGGCCCGGAAGGACTTCCGGCCGTGGTGACGGGCGATTTTAACGCCACACCCGACAGCGAGCCCTACGACCGGCTTACCGGAGGCGGGCTGCGGGATGCCTTCACGGAGAGCGAAACGCCGCACGTGGGTCCCCTCTTCACCTTCGAGGGTTTTGAGGTTGGAGGCTCGGAAAATCCACGGCGCATCGACTACATCTTCGTAAACGGGGAAGTCACCGTACGCTCGCACGCCATTCTGAGCACCTACCGCGACCGGCGCTACCCCTCGGACCACCTGCCGGTGGTGGCGGATCTCTCCTTTTAG
- a CDS encoding MFS transporter translates to MATRQHVGNEDVDRRSLFIGSCIALIATSVAFATVGDVMGALKEEFVLTNLQVGYIGGAALWGFAVSNIIFAPLCDNLGMRFLVRLAFLGHVAGVAVMIFATGFTMLFAGALIIAMGNGLVEAACNPLVATLYPDDKTVKLNQFHVWFPGGAVIGGLAAYALTQLGIGSWELKLALILVPTAVYGYMLLFRLFPDTEGVQSGVSMGEMFKATFTSPIFLLMLFCMALTASIELGPNRWVPAVLQAGGIPGILVLVWISGLMAVLRYFAKNTVTRLSPIGILFFSSVVSGIGLYWLSYAETALMAFLSATVFAVGVTYFWPTMLGFVNERVPRTGALGLGLMGGMGMAVVGLVTAPLMGDIADSYAPDRMPFQETRAVMQQTVDEFPSLALRQGITEYDIQNAVDLAGQALAGIDENTQELPPLETANALRAIVSTGVDNPTVSRAQEILGRADNYGGRMSFRWVAPVSLVLMLIFGGIWYRDRRRDAA, encoded by the coding sequence ATGGCCACCAGACAGCACGTAGGCAACGAGGATGTCGACCGCAGAAGTCTATTCATAGGAAGCTGTATCGCGCTGATCGCCACCTCGGTAGCCTTTGCCACAGTGGGCGACGTTATGGGCGCCCTCAAGGAGGAATTTGTCCTCACCAACCTGCAGGTGGGCTACATCGGCGGCGCCGCCCTCTGGGGTTTCGCCGTCTCCAACATCATTTTCGCCCCTCTCTGCGACAATCTGGGCATGCGATTTCTGGTGCGGCTTGCCTTCCTGGGACATGTGGCGGGTGTGGCGGTCATGATCTTCGCCACCGGCTTCACCATGCTCTTCGCCGGGGCGCTCATCATTGCCATGGGCAACGGGCTGGTGGAGGCCGCCTGCAATCCGCTGGTAGCCACCCTCTACCCCGACGACAAGACGGTCAAGCTGAACCAGTTCCATGTCTGGTTTCCAGGCGGGGCGGTGATCGGGGGACTCGCCGCCTACGCTCTTACCCAGCTGGGTATAGGGTCCTGGGAACTGAAGCTGGCCCTCATCCTGGTACCCACCGCCGTCTACGGCTACATGCTGCTCTTCCGACTCTTTCCCGACACCGAGGGGGTGCAGTCGGGCGTATCCATGGGCGAGATGTTCAAGGCCACCTTTACCTCCCCCATCTTTCTGCTCATGCTCTTCTGCATGGCACTGACGGCGTCTATTGAACTTGGACCCAACCGATGGGTGCCAGCCGTACTGCAAGCGGGCGGCATACCGGGCATTCTGGTGCTCGTCTGGATCAGCGGGCTGATGGCCGTGCTGCGCTATTTCGCTAAAAATACGGTCACCCGCCTCTCGCCCATCGGCATTCTCTTCTTTTCCTCGGTGGTGTCGGGCATAGGCCTCTACTGGCTCAGCTATGCCGAAACCGCGCTTATGGCCTTCCTCTCAGCCACCGTCTTCGCCGTGGGCGTCACCTACTTCTGGCCCACCATGCTTGGATTTGTCAATGAACGCGTGCCCCGAACGGGAGCGCTGGGACTTGGACTGATGGGCGGCATGGGCATGGCCGTGGTGGGACTCGTCACCGCTCCCCTGATGGGTGATATCGCAGACAGCTACGCTCCCGACCGCATGCCCTTCCAGGAGACGCGCGCCGTGATGCAGCAGACCGTGGATGAATTTCCTTCCCTCGCCCTTCGCCAGGGTATTACCGAGTACGATATTCAGAACGCGGTGGACCTGGCCGGGCAAGCCCTGGCGGGCATAGACGAGAACACGCAGGAGCTCCCTCCCCTGGAAACCGCCAACGCCCTGCGCGCCATTGTCAGTACGGGCGTGGACAATCCCACGGTGTCCCGGGCTCAAGAAATCCTGGGTCGTGCCGATAACTACGGGGGACGCATGTCCTTCCGCTGGGTTGCGCCGGTATCGCTGGTCCTCATGCTCATCTTTGGAGGCATCTGGTACCGCGACAGGCGCAGAGATGCGGCCTGA
- a CDS encoding sugar phosphate isomerase/epimerase family protein has product MKDLTSPGRPISRRNFISALGWTLAGAMLTPASACTPAAREPFFSISLAQWSLHRMLRSGELDNLAFPAYAREKFGIDAVEYVNQFFIDRAEDMDYLSELRTRAGDAGVSSQLIMCDLEGPLAHTDPDERRTAVENHYKWVDAAAYLGCHSIRVNAAGNGSRQAVADAAVQGLGALTEYAAGANINVLVENHGGWSSDGAWLAGVMEQVGHPRCGTLPDFGNFRISAEERYDRYRGVEELMPYARAVSAKSYDFDEEGNETTIDYPRMLRIIRDAGYTGHIGIEYEGSRLSETEGIRATKQLLINAEQAIGEED; this is encoded by the coding sequence TTGAAAGATCTCACCTCCCCCGGCCGCCCCATAAGCCGCAGGAATTTTATCTCGGCTCTGGGGTGGACGCTGGCCGGCGCCATGCTGACGCCTGCGTCCGCCTGCACGCCTGCTGCCCGCGAGCCCTTCTTTTCCATTTCCCTGGCCCAATGGTCGCTGCACCGCATGCTGCGATCCGGGGAGCTGGACAACCTGGCCTTTCCCGCCTACGCCCGCGAGAAGTTCGGCATTGACGCCGTGGAATATGTGAACCAGTTTTTTATCGACCGCGCGGAAGACATGGACTACCTCTCGGAGCTCCGCACCCGGGCCGGAGACGCCGGAGTCTCCAGCCAACTCATCATGTGTGATCTGGAGGGCCCGCTGGCCCATACCGATCCGGATGAGCGGCGGACCGCCGTCGAGAACCACTACAAATGGGTGGATGCGGCCGCCTACCTGGGCTGCCATTCCATACGGGTGAATGCCGCCGGGAACGGCAGCCGACAGGCTGTGGCCGACGCCGCCGTACAGGGACTCGGCGCCCTCACCGAATACGCCGCGGGGGCGAACATTAACGTGCTGGTGGAGAACCACGGGGGCTGGTCGTCCGACGGGGCCTGGCTGGCCGGGGTGATGGAGCAGGTAGGCCATCCCCGCTGCGGCACCCTCCCCGACTTCGGCAACTTTCGCATCAGCGCCGAAGAGCGTTACGACCGTTACCGGGGGGTGGAGGAGCTCATGCCCTACGCCCGCGCGGTAAGCGCCAAGAGTTACGACTTTGACGAGGAAGGCAACGAAACCACCATCGACTACCCGCGCATGCTGCGCATCATCCGCGATGCGGGCTACACCGGCCATATCGGCATCGAATACGAGGGGAGCAGGCTGAGTGAGACCGAGGGTATACGGGCCACCAAACAGCTTCTTATTAACGCAGAACAAGCCATAGGCGAGGAAGATTAG
- a CDS encoding GMC family oxidoreductase, which produces MYIQQGTKEYDVAIVGSGAGGGMAAKVLAESGADVVMLEAGPWFDSEEFAMFKWPYESPRRGASIPEQEFGEFDACYGGFNLEGEPYTTAPGTNFAWFRARMLGGRTNHWGRISLRFGPEDFKARSVDGHGDDWPISYEDIKPYYDRLDREIGIFGTNEGIYNEPGGIFQPPPKPRCYELKVKEACDRMGIPCIPSRLSILTKPLNGRAACHYCSQCNRSCSTHSNFSTPSVLLPPALETGNLEIINHAMVREVLTDGNGRATGLSYVHKPDKKEYQVKARIVVLAASACESARLLLNSKSAQHPNGLANSSDTVGKYLMDSTGTSVAGIFPQLFDMPAHNEDGVGGMHLYMPWWLQQANTDFPRGYHTEIWGGRGMPSYGFMGGIQNYNGMFGDGDGGEREKGGGGYGQQLKEDYRRFYGSVIGFSGRGESIAYEDNYCEIDPDTVDQWGIPVLRFHYNWSEEEYKQVRHMQLTYRELIEEMGGTILGGDMPSREQGYGITAPGQIIHEVGVTRMGEDPSSSVVNEYGQAHDVDNLFVVDGGPFVSQPHKNPTWTILALSMRASEYMVEQRNQGNL; this is translated from the coding sequence ATGTATATCCAACAGGGTACCAAGGAATACGACGTGGCCATCGTGGGATCGGGCGCTGGAGGCGGCATGGCCGCCAAGGTGCTCGCCGAGTCGGGCGCCGATGTGGTGATGCTGGAGGCCGGCCCCTGGTTCGACTCCGAGGAGTTTGCCATGTTCAAATGGCCGTACGAGTCCCCGCGCCGCGGCGCCAGCATCCCCGAACAGGAGTTCGGGGAGTTCGACGCCTGCTACGGGGGCTTCAACCTGGAGGGTGAGCCCTACACCACCGCCCCGGGCACCAATTTCGCGTGGTTCCGCGCGCGCATGCTGGGGGGACGCACCAACCACTGGGGACGCATTTCCCTCCGCTTCGGGCCGGAGGACTTCAAGGCCCGAAGCGTGGACGGACACGGGGACGACTGGCCCATATCCTACGAGGATATCAAGCCCTACTACGACCGTCTGGACCGTGAGATCGGCATTTTTGGCACCAATGAGGGCATTTATAACGAGCCGGGCGGCATCTTCCAGCCTCCGCCCAAGCCGCGCTGCTATGAGCTGAAGGTGAAGGAGGCTTGCGACCGCATGGGCATTCCCTGCATCCCCTCGCGGCTCTCCATCCTGACCAAGCCCCTCAACGGGCGGGCCGCCTGCCACTACTGCAGCCAGTGCAACCGCAGTTGCTCCACCCACTCCAATTTCTCCACCCCCTCGGTGCTGCTGCCCCCGGCCCTGGAAACCGGCAACCTTGAGATCATCAACCACGCCATGGTGCGCGAGGTGCTCACCGACGGCAACGGACGCGCCACCGGCCTCTCCTACGTGCACAAGCCTGACAAGAAGGAGTACCAGGTGAAGGCGCGCATTGTGGTACTGGCCGCCAGCGCCTGCGAATCGGCCCGCCTGTTGCTCAACTCCAAGTCCGCGCAGCATCCCAACGGGCTGGCCAATTCAAGCGACACGGTGGGCAAGTACCTGATGGACTCTACGGGAACCTCCGTGGCGGGCATCTTTCCGCAGCTCTTCGATATGCCGGCACATAACGAGGACGGGGTGGGAGGCATGCACCTCTACATGCCCTGGTGGCTGCAGCAGGCCAACACCGACTTCCCCCGCGGCTACCATACGGAGATCTGGGGCGGCCGCGGCATGCCCAGCTACGGCTTCATGGGCGGCATCCAGAATTACAACGGCATGTTCGGCGACGGCGACGGCGGCGAGCGCGAGAAGGGCGGAGGGGGCTACGGACAGCAGCTCAAGGAGGACTACCGGCGCTTTTACGGCTCGGTCATCGGCTTCAGCGGCCGGGGTGAGTCCATCGCCTATGAGGATAACTACTGCGAAATCGATCCCGATACGGTGGACCAGTGGGGTATTCCCGTGCTGCGTTTCCACTACAACTGGAGCGAGGAGGAGTACAAACAGGTGCGCCACATGCAGCTGACCTATCGCGAACTCATCGAGGAGATGGGTGGAACCATCCTGGGAGGCGATATGCCCTCGCGGGAGCAGGGCTACGGCATCACGGCCCCGGGACAGATCATCCACGAGGTGGGAGTCACCCGCATGGGCGAGGATCCCTCCAGCTCGGTGGTCAACGAGTACGGCCAGGCCCACGACGTGGACAACCTCTTTGTGGTGGACGGGGGACCCTTCGTCTCCCAGCCGCACAAGAACCCGACCTGGACCATCCTGGCCCTCTCGATGCGGGCCTCAGAGTATATGGTCGAACAGCGCAACCAGGGAAACCTTTAA